A portion of the Bdellovibrio bacteriovorus genome contains these proteins:
- a CDS encoding S1 family peptidase, translating to MRNVSLYFLGLAFSLATVSGCTQPDGASTASPKGCLPASSADGIVGGARVSNAEPLAKKVVILVITKSEGSSICTGAPIASDLILTAAHCVENVDKAVAVFNNDISCESGINVTRDGVPVVTTVVHEGYTGKAATDDLAVVKIQKNIPADYPINKIYQENSVLSSDSVTLIGYGSTGKKGSGGGSGFLRTVNKSYSHDVVTNSYLSGRDRMWISQKEQGMCYGDSGGPVFFEVGGELQIAGVNSAVRGDTDDTMCMGEAYAMYMPAYKEWLKAAMEKLR from the coding sequence ATGAGAAACGTTTCCTTATATTTTCTTGGTTTGGCGTTTTCCCTGGCAACCGTTTCCGGGTGCACTCAACCCGATGGGGCCAGCACCGCCAGTCCCAAAGGTTGTTTACCTGCAAGCAGTGCAGACGGTATTGTCGGTGGTGCCCGCGTGTCTAATGCCGAGCCCTTAGCAAAAAAAGTAGTTATCTTGGTTATCACGAAAAGTGAAGGCAGCAGTATCTGTACGGGCGCCCCCATTGCCTCGGATTTAATTTTGACCGCTGCTCATTGTGTGGAAAATGTCGACAAAGCGGTCGCCGTATTTAATAACGACATCAGCTGTGAATCGGGAATCAATGTCACCCGAGATGGTGTTCCGGTTGTAACGACGGTCGTGCATGAAGGCTATACGGGTAAGGCCGCCACTGACGATTTAGCTGTAGTGAAAATTCAAAAAAATATTCCAGCGGATTATCCTATCAATAAGATCTATCAAGAAAACTCTGTCTTAAGCTCTGATTCGGTCACTTTGATTGGTTATGGCAGTACGGGGAAAAAAGGCAGTGGCGGTGGCTCGGGTTTCTTACGTACCGTTAATAAAAGCTATTCCCACGATGTCGTGACCAACTCCTATTTAAGTGGCCGTGATCGCATGTGGATTTCACAAAAAGAACAAGGCATGTGTTACGGCGACTCTGGCGGTCCGGTGTTTTTTGAGGTCGGCGGCGAATTGCAAATCGCGGGCGTAAACTCGGCCGTGCGTGGCGATACGGACGATACCATGTGCATGGGCGAAGCTTACGCGATGTATATGCCGGCTTATAAAGAATGGCTTAAAGCTGCCATGGAGAAGCTGCGCTAA
- the recO gene encoding DNA repair protein RecO — MTQGKDRFIILKKIKYAEADLIIHGLSPRGEKLAFIARGALKSKKRFGGGVLEPTHFVTFTYKQANEHGQLNVLQEATIVNDFPGLRTDYDRLETALHILECVSKVSQEGDRDSEFLFNLLGNTLKVLESTPDILVLKMHFYLKFLLQQGVVNAEPWMAPFLKTNLADSANLISYRQTVDDEMYNVEQMVKHYLANATL, encoded by the coding sequence ATGACTCAAGGTAAAGACCGCTTCATCATTTTAAAAAAAATCAAATACGCGGAAGCGGATTTAATCATTCATGGTTTATCTCCCCGTGGGGAAAAATTGGCTTTTATTGCCCGCGGTGCTTTGAAAAGTAAAAAGCGTTTTGGTGGGGGCGTTCTGGAGCCCACTCACTTTGTGACATTTACGTACAAACAAGCAAACGAACACGGACAACTCAACGTGCTGCAAGAAGCGACGATAGTTAATGACTTTCCCGGACTTCGCACGGACTATGATCGTCTAGAGACGGCTTTGCATATTTTAGAATGTGTAAGTAAAGTCAGCCAAGAAGGAGATCGGGACTCAGAATTCCTGTTTAATCTTCTGGGGAATACGCTTAAAGTCCTCGAGTCCACGCCGGATATTTTAGTGTTGAAGATGCACTTCTATCTAAAATTCCTGCTTCAACAAGGTGTTGTAAATGCGGAGCCATGGATGGCGCCGTTTCTAAAAACCAATCTTGCCGATTCCGCAAACCTGATTTCTTACCGCCAAACTGTCGATGATGAAATGTATAACGTTGAACAGATGGTGAAACACTATTTAGCAAACGCCACCCTGTAA
- a CDS encoding tyrosine-type recombinase/integrase, with translation MAGHFELRKNIDKYLKYMTFVKSASPLTIKHYSLDLKQAFDYENNSRIFTEAELLTTARAAFNGWAGLSLASRNRKAATLKSFFSWAFEENLTERDLSFQITAPKVPKKLPHFLSVDEVLSVLKTFEGEDAAPLKEKVLFLLLYGGGLRISEACALKWADIHWAQKVFRIKGKGSKERVVALPKLTLEVLERWRKESGDEEYVFGAEPLNTRTAYEMVRHSGKRAGLLKPLHPHALRHSFATHLLSSGANLRVLQELLGHESLSATEKYTHLGIDHLARTMESLHPLGNKTKVS, from the coding sequence TTGGCAGGTCATTTTGAGCTCCGAAAAAACATAGATAAATATTTGAAATATATGACTTTTGTTAAATCAGCCTCCCCCCTAACGATCAAGCATTACAGCCTAGATCTTAAGCAGGCTTTTGATTACGAAAATAATTCGCGAATTTTTACCGAAGCCGAATTACTGACCACGGCAAGGGCTGCCTTTAATGGTTGGGCTGGGCTGTCCCTCGCCTCTCGCAACCGCAAGGCAGCCACATTAAAGAGCTTTTTTTCCTGGGCTTTTGAAGAGAATCTGACTGAAAGGGATTTGTCCTTTCAGATCACCGCGCCGAAAGTTCCCAAAAAGCTGCCACACTTTTTAAGTGTGGATGAGGTGCTTTCCGTTCTTAAAACTTTTGAAGGCGAAGACGCCGCCCCTTTAAAAGAGAAGGTCCTGTTTCTTTTATTGTATGGCGGAGGGTTACGCATCAGCGAAGCCTGCGCCTTAAAGTGGGCGGACATTCACTGGGCTCAAAAAGTTTTCCGTATTAAAGGTAAAGGATCTAAGGAGCGAGTGGTCGCTTTACCAAAACTAACATTAGAAGTTTTAGAAAGATGGCGTAAAGAATCGGGCGATGAAGAATATGTCTTTGGCGCAGAGCCTTTAAACACACGCACCGCTTACGAGATGGTTCGCCACAGTGGCAAGCGTGCAGGACTTTTAAAACCTTTGCATCCCCATGCTCTTCGTCACAGCTTTGCTACTCACTTGTTAAGCAGTGGTGCCAACTTGCGTGTCCTGCAGGAACTTTTGGGCCATGAAAGTCTTTCGGCCACAGAAAAATACACGCATCTGGGAATTGATCATCTGGCCCGCACCATGGAGTCATTGCATCCCTTGGGAAATAAAACCAAAGTGTCCTAA
- a CDS encoding efflux RND transporter permease subunit, with protein sequence MSLPKLSISRPILITCVTIAIVVVGWASFKSMSVDLYPDVSIPVVTVQTVYQGAGPAEIETLVSRPIEEEVSTISGIKRLTSKSLEGVSQVIVEFNSSVDVKYAEQQVRDKVNIAKPKLPDEVEDPVIRKFDPADTPILMVSLTGDNLTDAQLFDVADQFIKPRLEQVNNVGAIEIFGGREREIHVLLDRNKLRARELSVSQVAAQVGASGENIPSGKVDQGGKELVFRGLGEFQSVQEVSDTLVNLYGNEVPTRVADLGRVVDTMADEKSRAFMNGKKSLFLQVYRQSGSNTVRVADDVVKQIEKLRPELAKMEGAPSMQVVSDGSIKIKNNIYDVNETIIIGIILTIITVFFFLGSVRSTFITALSLPISLIGAFMIMKLAGFSINIVSMLALTLAVGLLIDDAIVVIENIYRRMELGEDSLTAAERGTTEIQMAVAAITLVVIAVFVPVGTMSGTIGQFLKQFGMTVVFSMAISWFVAMTIIPMLTAYFGGSGHTSPQHQNHNTLYGKTLGRMVRGFDRFQSWLETIYEKLLRVTLNYPLLTIGATLMVFFLSIYTVTKVPGAFITDDDSGEFTVTLEMTPGTSLEGMNKRADEVDAIIRGNPEVDYTAMIVGSLYGESNKSSFYVRMKHGKEKGPLTTEQFRDKIRGQLKDFTDANPVVKKYDASGGMGSQPFVLNIISADPKELEAAATKVLARLKADPRLKDVDTNFRPGKPEMQVHLKSGAAKLYGINTKTMGAELRAQVEGMTPAKFRERGREYEVRVRLLPEQRDLAESYNAVFVPNVNRKLVRLSDVADGKLTSGPASIERQDRGRYIQITAGLAPGAGLSDVVNDTLKAASTGPDALPSSVRLTLAGDAENMQELMTSTVLAIGFAILFIYLILSSLYESFITPITIMVALPLALCGAFLGLFLMSETMTIFAIFGFFMLIGVAGKNGILLVDYTNQMMATGKSRREALVEAGKTRLRPILMTSFALIAGTLPVAIGLNEASKSRTAMGVAIIGGMISSTILTLIVVPAVFTYVDRFRLWANNLGARFTSHKKEDRHKEIKVASEVPAQEATDLELSKG encoded by the coding sequence ATGAGTTTACCAAAGCTATCCATCAGCCGCCCCATCCTTATTACTTGTGTCACGATTGCCATCGTGGTCGTAGGTTGGGCTTCGTTTAAATCCATGAGCGTGGATCTTTATCCGGACGTCAGTATTCCCGTGGTCACAGTACAAACTGTTTATCAAGGTGCGGGTCCAGCGGAAATTGAAACACTGGTCAGTCGTCCGATTGAAGAGGAAGTCAGTACGATTTCTGGTATCAAGCGTTTGACTTCAAAAAGTTTGGAAGGTGTCTCTCAGGTTATCGTCGAGTTTAATAGCTCGGTGGACGTGAAATACGCTGAACAGCAAGTGCGCGATAAAGTAAATATCGCCAAACCAAAACTTCCCGACGAAGTGGAAGATCCCGTCATCCGTAAATTTGACCCCGCGGACACACCGATTTTGATGGTGTCATTAACGGGTGACAATCTTACGGACGCCCAGCTTTTTGACGTGGCCGATCAGTTTATTAAACCGCGCTTAGAACAGGTCAATAACGTCGGTGCCATCGAAATCTTCGGGGGCCGCGAAAGAGAAATCCACGTTCTTTTAGATCGCAATAAACTCCGTGCGCGTGAGCTTTCGGTCAGCCAAGTTGCGGCGCAAGTCGGCGCTTCGGGTGAAAACATTCCCAGCGGTAAAGTCGATCAAGGTGGTAAAGAACTTGTTTTCCGTGGACTGGGTGAATTCCAATCGGTTCAAGAAGTTTCGGACACGCTTGTAAATCTTTACGGGAATGAAGTTCCGACACGGGTGGCGGATTTAGGTCGCGTGGTTGATACCATGGCGGATGAAAAATCGCGTGCCTTTATGAATGGAAAAAAATCTCTCTTCTTACAAGTTTACCGTCAATCCGGTTCCAACACGGTTCGGGTTGCCGATGACGTTGTAAAACAAATCGAAAAATTGCGTCCGGAACTTGCTAAGATGGAAGGTGCGCCTTCTATGCAAGTCGTTTCTGATGGTTCGATTAAAATTAAAAACAATATCTATGACGTTAACGAAACCATTATCATCGGTATTATCTTAACGATCATCACGGTGTTCTTCTTCTTAGGAAGTGTCCGTTCGACGTTTATCACCGCGCTTTCTTTGCCGATCTCATTGATCGGTGCGTTCATGATCATGAAGCTTGCGGGTTTTTCGATTAACATCGTTTCGATGCTGGCGTTGACGTTAGCTGTCGGTCTTTTGATCGACGACGCCATCGTCGTTATCGAAAATATTTACCGCCGTATGGAATTGGGTGAAGACTCATTAACGGCGGCCGAACGCGGAACCACGGAAATCCAGATGGCCGTGGCAGCGATCACTCTGGTGGTTATCGCGGTTTTCGTTCCGGTGGGAACGATGTCAGGGACCATTGGTCAGTTCTTAAAACAGTTTGGTATGACGGTCGTGTTCTCGATGGCCATCAGCTGGTTTGTCGCGATGACGATCATCCCGATGTTGACTGCGTACTTTGGTGGCAGTGGACATACGTCTCCGCAACATCAAAATCATAACACTCTTTATGGGAAAACTTTGGGTCGCATGGTGCGCGGGTTTGACCGCTTCCAATCTTGGTTGGAGACGATCTATGAAAAACTTTTGCGCGTGACCTTGAATTATCCATTGTTAACTATTGGCGCTACTTTGATGGTGTTCTTCCTCAGTATTTATACTGTAACCAAAGTTCCAGGAGCGTTCATCACGGATGACGACAGTGGAGAGTTCACGGTGACTTTAGAAATGACTCCGGGAACAAGTTTAGAGGGTATGAATAAACGCGCCGATGAAGTTGATGCGATTATTCGCGGCAATCCCGAAGTGGATTACACGGCGATGATCGTGGGAAGTCTGTACGGGGAATCTAATAAATCTTCTTTCTATGTTCGTATGAAACATGGCAAAGAAAAAGGACCTCTGACGACGGAACAATTCCGCGATAAAATCCGTGGGCAGTTAAAAGATTTTACGGATGCCAATCCGGTTGTTAAAAAGTACGACGCTTCGGGCGGGATGGGCTCTCAACCCTTCGTATTGAATATTATTTCTGCGGACCCTAAAGAGCTTGAAGCGGCAGCGACCAAAGTGTTAGCGCGCTTAAAAGCCGATCCTCGCCTTAAAGACGTGGATACGAATTTCCGTCCGGGTAAACCAGAAATGCAAGTCCACTTGAAATCCGGTGCAGCAAAACTTTACGGTATCAATACAAAAACAATGGGGGCGGAACTGCGTGCTCAAGTTGAAGGTATGACACCGGCAAAATTCCGTGAACGGGGGCGTGAATATGAAGTCCGCGTTCGTTTGTTACCTGAACAACGTGACTTAGCTGAAAGCTATAATGCGGTTTTCGTACCTAACGTCAATCGCAAGTTAGTCCGCTTGTCTGACGTGGCTGATGGAAAATTGACTTCCGGTCCGGCGTCGATTGAACGTCAAGACCGTGGTCGTTATATCCAGATCACGGCGGGTCTTGCTCCAGGTGCAGGTTTAAGTGATGTCGTTAACGACACTTTGAAAGCGGCATCAACCGGGCCTGACGCTTTACCAAGCAGCGTTCGTCTGACGTTGGCGGGTGATGCGGAAAACATGCAAGAGTTGATGACTTCAACGGTTCTGGCAATCGGTTTTGCGATTCTGTTCATTTACTTGATCCTTTCAAGTCTGTATGAATCGTTTATTACGCCCATCACAATCATGGTGGCCTTGCCCCTAGCACTGTGCGGAGCATTCCTTGGTTTGTTCTTGATGAGCGAAACAATGACGATCTTTGCGATCTTCGGTTTCTTTATGTTGATCGGGGTTGCGGGTAAAAATGGTATCTTGCTTGTGGATTACACGAATCAAATGATGGCGACGGGTAAGTCTCGCAGGGAAGCCCTGGTCGAAGCCGGTAAAACACGTCTTCGTCCGATCTTGATGACTTCCTTTGCCTTGATTGCTGGTACCTTACCGGTGGCGATTGGTTTGAATGAAGCTTCGAAATCTCGTACGGCGATGGGGGTTGCGATCATCGGTGGTATGATTTCTTCAACCATTCTGACGTTAATTGTGGTTCCAGCGGTGTTCACATACGTGGATCGTTTCCGTCTGTGGGCTAATAATTTAGGCGCAAGATTTACGTCTCATAAAAAAGAAGACCGACATAAAGAAATTAAAGTTGCCTCTGAAGTTCCGGCTCAAGAAGCGACTGATTTAGAGTTATCAAAAGGTTAA
- a CDS encoding TolC family protein: MKKPELMKVGSLLLITAAILSANPSSAMSLNDYLNQVKQQSLGLKASDQQAEASALSVREADLYFTPKLLANARVGHDGKESFGAAVTYDRLKMQNYSLGVSQEFSFGLQTKLMYAIDNTEVEGLSAPGYPSSVSFWDATPQLELTMPLWKDGFGRTARANEELVRQQNEAQKLGSLGQSQSYLVEAEAAYWNLSSAQEVVEVQKRASQAAQSILDYVSRKARMNLGENADVLQAKALVEQTTFQLQQAVNTEKAARRNFNTFMNRGSEEAVERLDVMNYDGLQSVAIPAQKPGNRYDVQAAAAQARTAKASSALSAEKNKPQVDLYGSWALNGRDEELNEAMKNAGKTEKDTAFVGVRVSIPLNVGAASDARAGALKAERAAEYSLQYKQFVQEQDWNNLVQQLGEAKEGFRLATNIVNAQKAKLDNERTRLRQGRTTTYQVLLFEQDYSQSEVNRVKSAALILGLQARIKLYQNSPEGGI, from the coding sequence ATGAAAAAACCTGAATTGATGAAAGTAGGCAGTTTGTTACTAATTACAGCTGCGATCCTTTCAGCAAATCCCTCCTCGGCAATGAGTCTTAACGACTACTTAAATCAAGTCAAACAACAGAGTTTAGGATTAAAAGCTTCTGATCAGCAGGCCGAAGCGTCGGCTCTCAGCGTTCGTGAAGCAGATCTGTATTTCACCCCGAAGCTTCTTGCTAATGCCCGCGTAGGACATGACGGCAAAGAATCTTTTGGGGCCGCAGTGACTTATGATCGTCTCAAAATGCAAAACTACTCTTTAGGAGTTTCCCAAGAGTTTAGCTTCGGTCTTCAGACAAAATTAATGTACGCCATCGACAATACCGAGGTGGAGGGACTGAGTGCTCCGGGATATCCAAGCTCTGTAAGCTTTTGGGATGCGACACCTCAATTAGAATTAACAATGCCATTATGGAAGGATGGCTTCGGCCGCACCGCTCGCGCGAATGAAGAATTGGTGCGCCAACAAAACGAGGCCCAAAAATTAGGTTCATTAGGACAAAGCCAATCCTATTTGGTTGAAGCCGAAGCGGCCTACTGGAATTTATCGTCGGCTCAAGAAGTCGTGGAGGTTCAGAAAAGAGCGTCTCAAGCCGCACAAAGCATCCTTGATTATGTCAGCCGTAAAGCCCGCATGAACTTAGGTGAAAACGCCGATGTTTTACAAGCGAAGGCCTTGGTGGAACAAACGACCTTCCAATTGCAACAAGCCGTTAACACAGAAAAAGCGGCCCGCCGCAATTTCAATACTTTTATGAATCGCGGATCTGAAGAGGCGGTCGAGCGCTTAGACGTCATGAACTATGACGGATTGCAATCGGTCGCGATCCCGGCGCAAAAACCGGGAAATCGTTATGATGTGCAAGCTGCCGCGGCGCAAGCCCGCACGGCCAAAGCGTCTTCGGCTTTAAGTGCCGAAAAAAATAAGCCGCAAGTCGATCTTTACGGCAGTTGGGCATTAAACGGTCGCGATGAAGAATTAAACGAAGCCATGAAAAATGCGGGTAAAACTGAAAAAGACACGGCGTTTGTTGGTGTGCGCGTCAGCATTCCGTTAAATGTGGGGGCAGCTTCTGACGCTCGTGCCGGGGCTTTAAAAGCGGAACGTGCGGCCGAGTACTCATTGCAATACAAACAATTCGTTCAAGAACAAGATTGGAACAACCTCGTTCAACAATTAGGTGAAGCCAAAGAAGGTTTCCGCTTAGCTACGAATATAGTTAATGCACAAAAAGCGAAACTGGATAATGAAAGAACTCGTCTTCGTCAGGGAAGAACCACGACTTATCAAGTTCTTCTTTTTGAACAAGACTATTCTCAGTCCGAAGTGAATCGCGTGAAATCCGCAGCTCTTATTTTAGGTCTTCAAGCTCGCATCAAACTTTATCAAAACTCTCCTGAAGGAGGGATCTAG
- a CDS encoding sigma-54 interaction domain-containing protein, with amino-acid sequence MNDNNSTTVLPSSQNANQVMWNTNQTSKVIENKTIVYQSEVMGNLMKMIDRVAPSQANILVLGESGTGKELIARSIHERSGRKNKPFVAINCGALRETLLESELFGHEKGSFTGAYARKIGLAEVATGGTLFLDEIGELDPAIQSKLLRFIQEGEVYRVGGKDPVKVDIRLICATNRELDQEVIKGNFREDLFYRINTIVVSAPPLRRRKDDIPALINHFLNNSQHAYLNRGRSVNEEAMKVLTKYDWPGNIRELQNVCERLQILSEGHMIMLNDIPENIRNGEAEKDVIEYDPQMTLHDLEKRYILKALAHFGGNKTQAANNLGITIKTLYNKLHEYGEFEKFAVHTKPAK; translated from the coding sequence ATGAACGATAACAACTCGACGACTGTTTTGCCCTCTTCTCAGAATGCAAACCAAGTCATGTGGAACACAAACCAAACTTCAAAAGTGATTGAAAACAAGACCATCGTCTATCAATCCGAAGTCATGGGTAATTTAATGAAGATGATCGACCGCGTGGCTCCGTCCCAGGCGAACATCTTAGTATTGGGTGAATCTGGAACCGGAAAAGAGCTTATTGCTCGTTCTATCCACGAACGCTCAGGTCGTAAAAACAAACCTTTTGTTGCGATCAACTGCGGTGCTCTTCGTGAGACGCTTTTAGAGTCGGAACTTTTCGGTCATGAAAAAGGCTCTTTCACGGGTGCTTATGCTCGTAAGATCGGTTTAGCAGAAGTGGCTACCGGCGGAACATTGTTCCTTGATGAAATCGGTGAATTGGATCCGGCGATCCAATCTAAACTTCTTCGTTTCATCCAAGAAGGTGAAGTTTACCGCGTGGGTGGTAAAGACCCCGTAAAAGTAGACATCCGTTTGATCTGTGCGACCAATCGTGAGTTGGATCAAGAAGTTATCAAAGGTAATTTCCGTGAAGACTTGTTCTATCGTATTAATACGATCGTGGTTTCCGCACCTCCTTTACGTCGTCGTAAAGATGACATCCCGGCGTTGATCAACCATTTCTTGAACAACTCTCAACATGCTTATTTGAACCGTGGTCGTTCCGTGAACGAAGAAGCCATGAAGGTTCTTACTAAGTATGACTGGCCAGGAAATATTCGTGAGCTGCAAAACGTATGTGAACGTCTTCAGATCTTGTCTGAAGGTCACATGATCATGCTGAACGATATTCCAGAAAATATCCGTAATGGCGAAGCGGAAAAAGACGTTATCGAATACGATCCGCAAATGACTTTGCACGATCTTGAGAAACGCTACATCCTGAAAGCTTTGGCGCACTTTGGTGGTAATAAAACTCAAGCCGCTAACAACTTGGGTATCACCATCAAGACTCTTTACAACAAACTTCATGAGTACGGCGAGTTTGAAAAATTCGCGGTTCACACGAAGCCCGCAAAGTAG
- a CDS encoding aminotransferase class V-fold PLP-dependent enzyme, which translates to MYKKLYSRFLAAHPHELHFACHSHHYWPDVSREAHLQYWDDSCQFVDKKWDHFFSVKIPRAQKLIAENLHLQHPEQIVFAPNTHEFVFRLLSSLNWNQKVRILTTDSEFYSFDRQINRLAESPQFEVVKVPTQPFATFEDRFEKELTSSSWNLVFLSHVFFNSGVVCDVIRLSKAASAQTPFVIDGYHGFMAVPTDLSLIQDKAFYLAGSYKYAQGGEGGCFLYVPPSTRHRPAYTGWFAELSHLNNVGNKVGYPEDALQYAGSTMDFSAVYRLVAVLEKFKSEGLGVEKIHEHVASLQKVFIDGLASHPSIVEEKKLLKGKGLVHGHFLTFELPSAEMTVKVGKELDGMGLQTDSRGPRLRFGFSLYHDKEDVQKALGILARLKSSLI; encoded by the coding sequence ATGTACAAAAAGCTCTACTCTCGATTTTTAGCCGCTCACCCACATGAACTTCATTTTGCCTGCCACAGCCATCACTATTGGCCCGATGTCAGCCGCGAAGCTCACCTGCAATACTGGGATGACTCTTGCCAGTTCGTCGATAAAAAATGGGACCATTTCTTTTCCGTTAAAATTCCCCGTGCGCAAAAACTCATCGCTGAAAACTTGCATCTGCAACACCCAGAACAAATCGTATTTGCGCCGAACACTCATGAATTCGTTTTCCGTCTTTTAAGTTCTTTAAACTGGAACCAAAAGGTTCGCATCTTAACGACGGACTCAGAGTTTTACAGTTTTGATCGTCAGATCAACCGCCTGGCAGAATCCCCACAGTTTGAAGTCGTTAAAGTCCCGACCCAACCCTTTGCCACCTTTGAAGATCGCTTTGAAAAAGAGCTTACGTCTTCAAGTTGGAACCTCGTGTTCTTAAGTCATGTCTTTTTTAACTCGGGGGTGGTGTGTGATGTTATTCGCCTGTCAAAGGCCGCCTCAGCACAGACACCGTTTGTGATCGACGGATATCATGGGTTTATGGCCGTGCCGACAGATCTGTCCTTGATCCAAGACAAAGCCTTTTATCTGGCGGGATCTTACAAATACGCTCAAGGGGGCGAAGGCGGCTGCTTTCTTTACGTGCCTCCGTCAACTCGTCACCGGCCCGCCTACACCGGATGGTTTGCTGAACTTTCGCATTTAAACAATGTGGGAAACAAGGTGGGTTATCCCGAAGACGCCCTTCAATACGCCGGCAGCACCATGGATTTTTCGGCCGTTTACCGACTGGTAGCGGTTTTAGAAAAATTTAAATCTGAAGGTTTGGGCGTTGAAAAAATCCACGAGCATGTCGCCAGCTTGCAGAAGGTTTTCATTGATGGCCTCGCCAGCCATCCTTCGATCGTGGAAGAAAAAAAACTTTTAAAAGGAAAGGGCCTTGTTCACGGACACTTTTTAACTTTTGAACTGCCTTCTGCAGAAATGACGGTGAAGGTCGGCAAAGAATTAGACGGCATGGGATTACAGACCGACAGTCGTGGCCCTCGCCTGCGTTTCGGATTTAGTCTTTACCATGATAAAGAAGACGTGCAAAAAGCCCTAGGGATTCTTGCACGTCTAAAAAGCTCACTTATTTAG
- a CDS encoding TetR/AcrR family transcriptional regulator yields the protein MSETSQTKKIGAQVEDQQGDQCLGLGGIVDALTGKCKKRDRTASEERLVLAGLEIFSKYGFDGATTKMIAKKADVNESLIGRYFDGKEGLLMHITQKFIAELINRDLAYEPKDNLADELEAYVRDRIRNGCQHEDFAKIIIGHSLTDRKFKKKAMETIPMQLDPRLIQRVQMLADKGKLKPGTNVEELCHDLDTYMDGVFFFERVLHETPLEKLMEQTVRFVRTYSKLFTVA from the coding sequence ATGTCAGAAACATCTCAAACTAAGAAAATAGGTGCTCAAGTTGAGGACCAACAAGGGGACCAATGTCTAGGACTCGGCGGTATCGTCGATGCCCTTACTGGCAAATGCAAAAAGCGGGATCGCACGGCTTCTGAAGAGCGTTTGGTACTAGCAGGCTTAGAAATCTTCTCTAAATATGGCTTTGATGGCGCAACTACTAAGATGATCGCTAAAAAAGCAGACGTTAATGAATCTTTGATTGGCCGCTACTTTGACGGCAAAGAAGGTTTGTTGATGCATATCACGCAAAAGTTTATCGCTGAATTGATTAATCGCGATCTTGCCTATGAGCCTAAAGACAATTTAGCTGATGAACTTGAAGCCTATGTTCGCGACCGCATTCGCAATGGTTGTCAGCACGAGGACTTTGCGAAAATCATTATTGGCCATTCCCTCACCGATCGAAAATTTAAAAAGAAGGCGATGGAAACAATACCTATGCAGCTTGATCCCCGCCTTATTCAACGTGTGCAAATGCTTGCAGATAAAGGCAAGCTCAAGCCCGGAACGAACGTCGAAGAGCTTTGTCATGACCTAGATACATATATGGATGGCGTTTTCTTTTTTGAAAGAGTCTTACATGAAACTCCACTAGAAAAGTTGATGGAGCAGACCGTGCGATTTGTCAGGACTTATTCGAAGCTTTTCACCGTGGCTTAA
- a CDS encoding MarR family winged helix-turn-helix transcriptional regulator, which produces MAKLFIQELPSHEELQSSISRLHENSDPWVLYSNLQFLKVATELENQFDSFLAPYNLSSGRFTLLYILNDTPAGIIPSELSHRVGVTQATISGLINSMEKAELVKREMHEKDGRSFVIKLTDKGQTLIRELIPQWVPKVSSFWGQFSADERPLVSSILEKMVKHTGAITK; this is translated from the coding sequence ATGGCAAAGTTATTTATTCAGGAATTGCCGTCCCATGAAGAGTTGCAAAGCTCTATTTCTCGACTGCACGAAAACAGCGACCCATGGGTTTTGTATTCGAACTTGCAATTCCTTAAAGTGGCAACGGAACTAGAAAATCAGTTTGATAGTTTCTTAGCTCCTTACAATCTTTCAAGCGGTCGTTTTACGCTGCTTTACATTCTTAACGATACACCTGCCGGAATTATTCCTTCAGAGCTTTCACATCGTGTGGGGGTAACGCAAGCAACCATCTCGGGCCTTATCAACAGTATGGAAAAGGCCGAGCTGGTTAAAAGGGAAATGCATGAAAAAGACGGTCGCTCGTTCGTGATCAAGCTTACGGATAAAGGTCAGACCTTGATTCGTGAATTGATCCCGCAATGGGTGCCGAAAGTTTCAAGCTTCTGGGGGCAATTCAGTGCGGATGAGCGCCCTTTGGTCAGCAGCATCTTGGAAAAAATGGTTAAGCACACGGGCGCTATTACTAAATAA